One Lutzomyia longipalpis isolate SR_M1_2022 chromosome 4, ASM2433408v1 DNA segment encodes these proteins:
- the LOC129795786 gene encoding uncharacterized protein LOC129795786: MDKKDINKPSILILNNDCLLSIFSYLNVQELMIVERLCQRFEDVAQMCYRRYRELDFEELSQSTEDGFIKLWEAEEISSRVGRFVHVLKISSNSIFMDNVDNDYLPMSVFKHFENLRFIYLDNFDITSESCIEELRRTFPAIEYIVLDFCRCDDGIAAWLENLPKLQVVKFININEITGQCLTGLRGIKEIKLYNCNDLEPKYFEKFCEENPQIRKLFLYLDIIQHNNRILLQSIAKNLKNLESLVLWDICDMFDTFGTSGPNFEILGDLRKITRLRLCYTGHENSDKLDLFLENLSKNTHIECLNICCTHYDMQKSTLEMLGNFSELRILKLNYIPNCDFPLGRLSCFETLQELHLIGCEVTISALTDVIVKFKCLKLINLAQCPFDMNSLISITPLLISRTHVLEIIVNQTSVEEELKKEHKNEELENFIASYKGKLKLTINANKDGSTKRSFHQWEEWEGDIS; the protein is encoded by the coding sequence ATGGACAAGAAGGACATAAACAAACCATCAATCTTGATACTTAACAACGACTGCCTGTTGAGTATCTTTTCTTACCTCAATGTTCAGGAATTAATGATTGTGGAGAGATTGTGCCAAAGATTCGAAGATGTTGCCCAGATGTGCTACAGAAGATACCGGGAGCTAGATTTTGAAGAGCTCTCCCAGAGTACTGAAGATGGATTCATCAAATTGTGGGAAGCAGAAGAAATATCTAGTCGTGTGGGACGCTTCGTTCACGTCTTGAAGATTTCCagcaattcaattttcatggaTAACGTGGATAACGACTACCTCCCAATGTCTGTGTTCAagcattttgagaatttacgATTCATCTACTTGGATAACTTTGACATCACCAGTGAATCCTGCATTGAGGAACTACGAAGGACCTTCCCGGCCATTGAGTACATTGTCCTGGATTTCTGTCGCTGCGATGACGGCATAGCAGCATGGCTCGAGAATTTACCAAAATTGCAAGttgtaaaattcattaatatcAATGAAATCACAGGACAATGCCTCACAGGATTACGAGGGATCAAAGAGATTAAATTGTACAACTGCAATGATCTTGAACCGAagtattttgagaaattctgcGAAGAGAATCCTCAAATCCGTAAACTTTTCCTCTACTTGGATATAATACAGCATAACAATAGGATCTTACTGCAGAGCATAGCGAAGAAccttaaaaatttagagaGTCTTGTTCTCTGGGATATTTGTGATATGTTCGACACTTTCGGTACATCAGGACCTAATTTTGAGATTCTAGGAGATTTACGGAAAATCACCCGATTGCGTTTATGCTACACAGGTCACGAGAACTCGGATAAATTGGATTTATTCCTTGAGAATCTCTCAAAGAATACGCACATTGAGTGTCTTAATATTTGTTGTACTCACTACGATATGCAGAAGAGCACTCTTGAGATGCTGGGAAACTTTTCGGAGCTGAGAATCCTTAAATTGAACTACATTCCAAATTGTGACTTCCCACTGGGACGCCTCTCATGCTTCGAAACACTCCAAGAGCTTCATCTAATTGGATGCGAAGTTACAATTTCTGCCCTCACGGACGTCATCGTGAAGTTTAAATGtctcaaattaataaatcttgcTCAGTGTCCTTTTGACATGAACTCCTTGATCAGCATCACACCACTTCTCATCAGTAGAACTCACGTCCTTGAGATTATTGTTAATCAAACATCCGTTGAGGAGGAATTGAAGAAGGAGCACAAAAATGAAGAGCTGGAGAATTTCATTGCAAGCTACAAAGGAAAACTAAAGCTCACGATCAATGCAAACAAGGATGGATCAACAAAACGATCGTTCCACCAATGGGAAGAATGGGAAGGAGACATATCATGA
- the LOC129795787 gene encoding dual specificity protein phosphatase Mpk3, with protein sequence MPDSERDTVTKEWLQAELRAATRDLIILDCRSTNFYAECHIRSAVNFSIPSIMLRRLAAGKIDITSTIKCRALKQRIINGYKEGIFVLYHDVMDATNDTINVLHRRLKQDGCHVVCLEESFGSFRSSFPEWCEETSDSNVDAKMTHGGQTPAEQLMGLRSLRISTPQSDSACSSSAESSDCESSTHSHSIATTGAPVEILPGLFLGNASHSEDSRALQKYNIRYVLNVTPDLPNVFEGSGGIQYLQIPITDHWSQDVAVYFPTAIQFIEEARTKGAAVLVHCLAGVSRSVTVTLAYLMHARSLCLNDAFSLVRSRKPDVSPNFHFMEQLHSFERQLKATPTGRPAMEPQVPPVRTRASKYSCGCAEVECKCMQTDFLLTTTGVSPDSGIEFDRWTPGDTETPK encoded by the exons ATGCCCGATTCAGAGAGGGACACAGTGACAAAGGAGTGGCTGCAGGCAGAACTGCGAGCTGCCACGAGGGATCTCATAATCCTTGATTGTCGCAGCACGAATTTCTATGCAGAATGCCACATCCGTTCGGCTGTGAACTTCTCCATTCCCAGCATTATGCTGAGGCGCCTGGCAGCAGGGAAGATTGACATTACGTCCACAATTAAGTGTCGTGCCCTGAAACAGAGGATCATCAATGGCTACAAAGAGGGTATCTTCGTCCTCTACCACGATGTGATGGACGCAACAAATGACACGATTAATGTGTTGCATCGACGACTCAAACAAGATGGCTGCCATGTTGTGTGTCTCGAAG AATCCTTTGGGAGCTTTCGTTCGTCCTTCCCGGAATGGTGTGAGGAGACATCTGATAGCAATGTTGATGCCAAAATGACTCACGGTGGACAAACACCAGCTGAACAACTCATGGGGTTGAG ATCTCTGCGGATTTCCACACCACAATCAGACTCTGCGTGCAGTAGTTCAGCCGAGTCGTCAGACTGTGAGAGTTCAACGCATTCGCACAGCATTGCCACCACGGGGGCACCAGTGGAAATTCTACCGGGACTTTTTCTCGGGAATGCATCGCACAGTGAAGACTCCAGGGCACTACAGAAATACAATATTCGg TACGTTTTGAACGTGACACCAGATTTGCCAAATGTATTTGAGGGCTCAGGTGGGATACAGTACCTTCAGATACCAATTACGGATCACTGGAGTCAAGATGTGGCCGTATACTTCCCAACGGCAATTCAATTTATCGAGGAAGCCCGCACAAAGGGAGCTGCTGTACTTGTTCACTGCCTAGCTGGGGTATCACGATCCGTCACAGTGACTTTGGCCTACCTTATGCACGCACGATCACTCTGTCTCAATGACGCCTTCTCACTTGTGCGCTCCCGTAAGCCGGATGTATCACCCAATTTCCACTTTATGGAGCAACTGCATTCATTTGAGCGGCAACTCAAGGCAACACCAACGGGACGTCCTGCCATGGAGCCCCAGGTGCCGCCGGTGCGAACACGTGCATCCAAATACTCGTGCGGATGCGCTGAGGTTGAGTGCAAATGCATGCAGACGGATTTTCTCTTAACAACCACTGGGGTGAGCCCAGATTCGGGCATTGAATTCGATCGATGGACACCGGGGGACACGGAGACGCCCAAATGA
- the LOC129795788 gene encoding uncharacterized protein LOC129795788, whose protein sequence is MAERMSFWCYLRPLYCMAKALLIHPHCIEWQTGNPHVSVFGTMHSLTLAIGYYIYHVMMALQQMVLNEKDYNFVTFAINSYNLFSGCTFFLLIVVTVTWMQKQMIAVLGIIYTFDNHMEKLNLCVDNRMWSVMFYVPGLILFSALGVMELENCIMFIRDSMPFSDFCFMMCYIPMFVLIVTEWMFIGYTLAIKYRFNLINTHLQGVPEENTTNTVNVMKFHAKSLADASKKLNGVFNLPLLLLLLNQFAAMATLLYDLCMTIVDFGQEPNERLRDIIKSGGWSMLFMLEMLALCRVCELLEVEAHLTSKSLMRLTKDGGCLNSLQLLSVLRVKITPFRLFSVDMKLFYTMFGAIATYLIVLVQFDMAQDYKQMILN, encoded by the coding sequence ATGGCAGAAAGAATGTCTTTCTGGTGCTACTTGAGACCCCTATATTGCATGGCAAAAGCCCTCCTTATCCATCCGCACTGCATTGAGTGGCAGACCGGCAATCCCCATGTCTCCGTCTTCGGTACAATGCACTCACTCACCCTGGCAATTGGATACTACATCTACCATGTGATGATGGCTCTGCAGCAGATGGTTTTGAATGAGAAAGACTACAATTTTGTCACATTCGCCATCAATAGCTACAACCTCTTCTCCGGCTGTACATTCTTTCTCCTCATCGTTGTCACGGTCACGTGGATGCAGAAGCAAATGATTGCCGTCTTGGGCATAATATATACCTTTGACAATCACATGGAAAAGTTAAATCTATGCGTGGACAATAGAATGTGGTCTGTGATGTTCTACGTGCCCGGATTAATCCTCTTCAGTGCATTGGGTGTGATGGAATTGGAGAATTGCATCATGTTCATCAGGGATTCCATGCCATTCTCGGATTTTTGCTTCATGATGTGCTACATCCCCATGTTTGTACTCATTGTGACCGAATGGATGTTCATTGGCTACACGTTGGCCATTAAGTATCGCTTCAATCTCATCAACACCCACCTCCAGGGTGTCCCGGAAGAAAATACCACAAATACCGTCAATGTGATGAAATTTCACGCTAAATCTCTTGCAGATGCATCAAAGAAACTAAATGGTGTCTTCAATTTGCCCCTCTTGCTCCttcttctcaatcaatttGCCGCAATGGCAACTCTTCTCTATGATTTGTGCATGACCATAGTGGATTTTGGCCAAGAACCCAATGAAAGGCTCAGGGATATCATCAAATCCGGTGGTTGGTCGATGCTCTTTATGCTGGAAATGCTGGCACTTTGCCGAGTCTGTGAACTCCTTGAGGTGGAAGCGCATTTAACGTCTAAATCCCTCATGAGACTCACTAAGGATGGCGGATGCCTCAACTCACTGCAACTTCTATCCGTTCTACGTGTTAAAATCACACCTTTTCGCCTCTTTTCCGTAGACATGAAGCTCTTTTACACTATGTTTGGTGCTATTGCAACCTACCTAATTGTTCTCGTGCAATTTGACATGGCTCAGGATTACAAACAAatgatattaaattga
- the LOC129795789 gene encoding UPF0489 protein C5orf22 homolog, producing MEKKPRTFERIPVFIVEDHNDVLEFIYRCLGSRHLPFEGNTLVHFDAHPDLTVPMKLPTEVVFDREKLLSSLSIENWIIPMCFAGHVGKIFWIRQEWAQQIPSGRHDFTIGASPCGHIRVDSELEYFISEGSFLPKESLRDSRSVEFHVGTTQEILACDTRPQNFILDIDLDFFSTHNPFLKLHNEVNLHERLRPIYSYKLDRNDLTGTVAKRLEQLDFLERIFTHLQEKRNLEGFEEKDHPLYEMIESLHRDIEGATEAPIDWEIVHAAGCTLDSTPLPHHEATKDELSSSLEIFKDFLKKFPTPTIITMSRSSEDDYCPSNQVDAIEKAVLDILRDIYGNSLTDKPQFFYKDNKD from the coding sequence ATGGAAAAGAAGCCACGTACATTTGAGAGAATCCCCGTGTTTATTGTTGAAGATCACAACGATGTCTTGGAATTTATCTATCGGTGCTTGGGGTCACGGCATTTGCCCTTCGAGGGGAACACCCTGGTACACTTTGATGCCCATCCGGATCTCACGGTTCCCATGAAATTGCCCACAGAGGTTGTTTTTGATCGTGAAAAGCTCCTTTCGTCGCTTAGCATTGAGAATTGGATCATCCCGATGTGCTTTGCGGGGCATGTTGGCAAAATCTTCTGGATACGACAAGAGTGGGCACAGCAAATCCCCTCAGGACGGCATGACTTTACAATTGGCGCTAGTCCCTGTGGGCACATTCGCGTGGACAGTGAGCTTGAGTATTTTATCTCTGAGGGAAGTTTCTTGCCAAAGGAAAGCCTGCGGGATTCGAGAAGCGTTGAATTTCACGTGGGGACCACTCAGGAGATTCTCGCGTGTGATACAAGGCCGCAAAACTTCATCCTTGACATTGATCTCGACTTCTTTAGCACGCATAATCCCTTCTTAAAGCTCCACAATGAGGTGAATCTTCACGAGAGACTCAGACCAATTTATTCCTACAAACTTGACCGGAATGATTTGACGGGAACTGTTGCTAAGCGATTGGAACAATTGGATTTTCTCGAGAGGATCTTTACCCATTTGCAGGAGAAAAGGAATCTTGAGGGCTTTGAGGAGAAAGATCATCCACTTTATGAAATGATTGAGTCTCTCCATCGGGATATTGAGGGTGCCACGGAGGCTCCAATTGATTGGGAAATCGTCCATGCAGCTGGTTGCACACTAGACTCAACCCCATTGCCCCACCATGAAGCCACAAAAGATGAACTAAGCAGTTCACTGGAGATTTTCAAGGATTTCCTGAAGAAATTCCCAACTCCCACCATAATAACCATGAGCCGTTCATCTGAGGATGATTACTGCCCTTCAAATCAAGTTGATGCCATTGAAAAGGCCGTCCTGGACATCCTTAGGGACATCTACGGTAATTCCCTCACGGACAAACCTCAATTCTTCTACAAGGACAACAAAGACTAA
- the LOC129795790 gene encoding uncharacterized protein LOC129795790 has translation MSFLWSVWMFPDDDKIDLFFFSRSPIVFLIPIIIFSTIFSSKFYKKKMIIRRFRVKVCVEVDAVTCPGVWLCPYGRVELTFRTMGYNFKTNGLEARFPLLFHEKFHMEGFYQDGVETLAKLEARLASERVDFALYQRGTRLAFFTGHLGTLLRSKSQTCHPEIHSQILMRPTQSFPGILAPKIEILTRVEVHENTPGLPAKIYYALFGTEVHRIERPCDGLVRNTSGTCLRCPRLRQMPVCHVRESHEPRRCSNYPHRFAPIHQHTTGCASADNRSRSCDSDDEDTSVVAACAHSHECRNHRGIMNEDAHSSFSESHHCSRSCDICSAYRNRFLGHLD, from the exons ATGAGTTTTTTGTGGAGCGTTTGGATGTTTCCTGACGACGACAAAAtcgatttgttttttttttcacggagTCCCATCGTCTTCCTAATTccaattattatattttcaacgatattttcttctaaattttacaaaaaaaaaatgataattcgCCGCTTCCGGGTAAAGGTATGTGTGGAAGTTGACGCCGTAACGTGTCCGGGTGTCTGGCTGTGCCCTTACGGACGTGTGGAGCTCACCTTTCGCACAATGGGCTACAATTTCAAGACAAATGGCCTGGAAGCGCGATTCCCGCTactttttcacgaaaaattcCACATGGAGGGCTTCTACCAAGATGGTGTGGAGACACTGGCTAAGCTAGAGGCACGCCTGGCGAGTGAACGTGTGGATTTTGCCCTGTACCAGCGTGGAACACGCCTGGCATTCTTCACGGGGCACCTTGGTACCCTACTACGTTCCAAATCGCAAACTTGTCATCCGGAAATTCATTCGCAAATCCTCATGCGTCCAACACAGTCCTTCCCGGGGattttggcgccaaaaattgaaattctaacACGTGTGGAAGTGCACGAGAACACTCCGGGGCTTCCGGCAAAAATCTACTATGCTCTCTTTGGGACTGAAGTGCATCGCATTGAGCGCCCATGCGATGGGTTGGTGAGGAATACATCTGGCACGTGCCTGCGTTGCCCACGCCTACGACAGATGCCTGTGTGTCATGTGAGGGAGTCCCACGAGCCACGGAGGTGCTCCAACTACCCACACCGCTTTGCCCCAATTCATCAACACACCACAGGGTGCGCATCTGCGGACAATCGATCGAGGAGTTGTGACTCAGATGATGAAGACACCTCCGTAGTAGCCGCATGCGCACA ttCGCACGAGTGCAGGAATCACCGTGGGATTATGAATGAGGACGCCCACAGTTCCTTCTCGGAATCCCACCATTGTTCGCGTTCGTGCGATATTTGTTCAGCGTACAGAAATCGCTTTTTGGGGCATTTGGATTAG
- the LOC129794462 gene encoding uncharacterized protein LOC129794462, whose amino-acid sequence MESPLEVLSRAAATMVQEKTSEAKLPNKELPTTKWRRERRRLSEYQTQSGSTMVKNGTESGEAPLDMTITSGTKPRSPPPYREPLPGSTFALSFARPTVITQAPKTQLRLNSVSDHLPESISMCDTVIDEHFRRSLGNNYMALFSKNGDTKEDIAEDAISLSVDDHFAKALGDTWQKIKATSEPSSGTKRRDSGTKSDEESHEEDKEEVVAMVKEEIEVEEGVDDGDSGTTSSSSCKNSQVTSFRKMPTKHPVDFEEKVPESLQQVALAVPPIDDNFDPDAPPETGEQYLQQVIYERQRRVPEVVYNHRDRPADREDIKWIAIEGEGIESTAPLELLPTKEWCDMQCDTFRCLQKRIASIRETKNLPINLPPIPKGSCSSVWFPFCSSNQPQLKFMIQISQAQLEDLLHHFVQWRHEGKAELSGPWLMQWIYASLACLHQPLEPNIHYCLRQVARICIEARNCLESDCITEATPLNLIISIIAKIFGQGDLLQL is encoded by the exons ATGGAATCACCCCTGGAGGTTCTCTCGAGGGCTGCAGCCACAATGGTACAAGAGAAGACATCCG AAGCAAAATTACCTAATAAAGAACTTCCAACTACCAAATGGCGACGTGAGAGACGACGTTTGTCTGAATATCAAACACAGAGTGGCTCAACGATGGTGAAGAATGGCACAGAAAGCGGTGAGGCGCCGCTTGATATGACAATTACATCAGGGACAAAGCCACGGAGTCCACCACCTTACAGGGAACCACTTCCTGGATCCACATTCGCGCTGTCCTTCGCACGACCGACAGTGATAACGCAAGCACCAAAGACACAGCTGAGACTTAATTCCGTCTCAGATCATCTTCCAG AATCCATTTCAATGTGCGACACCGTCATTGATGAACACTTCCGGAGATCACTCGGGAATAACTACATGGCACTCTTTTCGAAGAATGGCGACACAAAAGAAGACATTGCGGAGGATGCTATTAGTTTATCCGTGGATGATCATTTTGCAAAGGCACTCGGGGATACGTGGCAGAAGATAAAGGCAACATCGGAGCCGAGCTCAGGAACAAAGAGGAGGGATTCAGGGACAAAGAGTGATGAGGAATCACACGAAGAGGATAAAGAGGAGGTTGTGGCGATGGTTAAGGAGGAGATAGAGGTGGAAGAGGGTGTAGATGATGGGGATAGTGGCACCACAAGTAGCTCTAGTTGCAAGAATTCCCAAGTCACATC GTTCCGGAAAATGCCCACGAAGCACCCGGTGGACTTTGAGGAGAAAGTCCCAGAATCTCTGCAACAAGTAGCCTTAGCTGTCCCTCCCATTGATGATAATTTTGATCCGGATGCACCACCAGAGACGGGGGAACAGTACCTGCAGCAGGTGATCTACGAACGACAGCGCAGAGTCCCAGAAGTTGTGTACAATCACCGTGATCGTCCAGCGGATAGGGAAGATATTAAATGGATAGCCATTGAGGGTGAGGGCATTGAGAGTACAGCCCCATTGGAGCTCCTGCCCACGAAGGAATGGTGCGACATGCAGTGTGATACCTTTCGATGCCTCCAGAAGCGCATCGCATCAATTAGAGAGACAAAGAATCTCCCAATAAATCTTCCTCCGATTCCAAAAGGAAGTTGTTCGAGTGTTTGGTTTCCCTTCTGCAGCAGCAATCAGCCACAGCTGAAGTTTATGATTCAGATAAGTCAGGCACAGCTGGAGGATCTTCTGCATCATTTTGTGCAGTGGCGGCACGAAGGGAAGGCTGAACTGTCTGGTCCTTGGCTTATGCAGTGGATCTACGCAAGCCTGGCGTGTCTCCATCAGCCACTGGAGCCCAACATCCACTACTGCTTGCGTCAAGTGGCGAGGATTTGCATTGAAGCCAGAAATTGTCTGGAATCTGACTGTATTACTGAAGCTACTCCACTTAATCTTATCATCTCCATCATTGCCAAGATCTTCGGTCAGGGGGATTTGCTGCAACTCTG a